In Granulicella mallensis MP5ACTX8, the sequence TAAGTCTCCAGATTCGTTGAAACGCAAGCTCTGCGATAGCGGCCTAGCGCGTGGCTACTACCTGGTCTTGCGACAGAACCTCCAGTAAAGCCGTGCTGTTCTTCCAGACTTTGGGCGCGACACGGTTGGAGGTCAGCACGAGGGTCGAAGGCTCCCCAGTCTTTCCGGTCTGCTGCAGCCTGGTGCCTGTGAAGCCGTACAAACCGCAGGCGGACGCGGAGTAGATTCCCACCGATACTTCCGTGTCACTGCCGTCGCATCCGTTCGGAGCGTTTCCGGAGGCTGCGATGAGATGGGCATACACACCACCGCGCCGATTGTAGCCAACGATATCTCCGTCCTGCGAGACGACCTCTGATTGCGAGGGAGTCAACACGTCGCCGCCAATCTGCGTGACGGTGGCCAGCGTGTCGTCAGTGCCTGTCGATTCTCTTGCGCCCCAGGAGGTGACAGGATCCGCGATGGCCCGAACGTACACATTCAGGGGGAAAGTGGCGGAGTTTGAGCTGATGGTGTCGAATCGAATCGAAAGGCTCGACTGCTTTTGCACGGCATAGGGTGTTTTATCTAAAGCAAAAGCATTAGCGGCAATTACGTGCCCTGTAACCTCAGCACCGGCAGGCAGGACTTTCCCGTCGGAGAGCGCAACGCTCTGAGTCGTTCTGGCATGCACCACGTCGCCTGCATGTGCATGGTTGGCGTCCAAACCACTTTTGAAAACGATAGGCAGCGTCGTCTTTGGAGACAACGTTCCCGACGTTGCTGCATGGCCGGTCTGTGCAATCAACACAGGGGTGAAGCAAAGGGAGGCTGCGATTAGAAAATGAAGTTTCATAGGTCAACTCCGTCCTTTCAACACCCTGAGTTGACCACGCAATCCCCTTACATCCTGCTTACAACTCCCTGACATTTCGTGCCATCTACTTGCTCCTGAGAGATGGGTAAGACATCATCGTCATAGTGGAGAAAGACCTGACAACGCGGCGCGTCCTGGTAGTTGAAGACGACAGGAAGATGGCGGATGCGCTCGTCAGCGGCATCAAGGCAGCCGGATATGACGTCAGCGTGGCACGCACGGGAGAAGAGGGATTTTTTCTGGTGCATAAGCTCTTCCCCCATCTCCTGGTGCTGGACCTGCATCTTCCTCAGCGCAACGGTCTCGAGATCCTGCAGCAGATTCGCGCGCAGGCACTGGATATTCGCATCCTGATCCTTACGTCCAACAACACTCCCGAGGACCGGGTAACAGGCCTGAATGCGGGCGCGGACGATTATCTCGGCAAACCTTTTTCATTCCCTGAACTACTCGCCCGCATCGGTTCCCTTCTGCGTCGTATGCCGCTTCCCGCATCGGCTGGACTGTTGCGCATCGCCGATCTTGCCCTGGACACCGAGAGCCGCACGGCCAGCAGATCGGAGGTCCGCCTCGACCTCACTACTCGCGAGTTCGACCTGTTGCTTTATCTGGCGGAAAATCGCGGACGCGCCGTGTCGCGAGAGATGTTGGCGAAGGATGTGTGGAAGGAAAATTCAAGATTTACACCACTCGACAACGTCATCGACGTGCAAATGACCCGGCTGCGCCGCAAGGTGGATGACCCGTTCACGACCAAGCTCCTGCATACCATTCGCGGCGTGGGTTTCATTCTGCGGGAGCCCAAGCCATGAAGATGCTGGCCTCCAGCCCTATTCGGACACGGCTTACCGTGTGGTACGTCGCCCTTCTGGCAGCGATTCTCGTGGTCTACATCTCGGTCGTATTTATCTTCCAGTACGGGTTGCTGGAACACCAGATGTTTCACGATGAGGTCCAGGATGTCGAGACCGTAGAAGGTCTGCTGTTCTTCGACGCGCAGGGACAGCTCCACCTGCAGCAGGACTACTACTCGCATCCCCGCTCGCACCTGCTGGTAGATCGGTTGATGGAGGTCCGCGATCTGTCCGGTGTCGTGCTTTATCGGACCGATACCCTGAATGGTCTTTCGCTCGGCGGTCCCTCCCGGCCTAATGAAGGAGGAAATGGGTTCGACGAACGCGCCATCAAACTCGCCGATGGAACGCATGTGCTGGTCATCAGCCACCTGCATCCTATCGGAGGGAGACAGGTGCTCATCCGGCTGGGGTACAGCCTGGTGCCTCTCCGCGACCGGATGTTTCAGTTCTTCCTGCTCCTGCTGGTGGCCATGCCGGTCGGCCTGGTGATCGCGGGATTCGCGGGCTATAGCATCGCCAAACGTGCGTTCCTTCCGCTGGACCTGATGGCCGCACGCGCGGAGCAGATCACGGCCAGCAATCTGCAGGAGCGCGTCGTCGTCGAGAACGAGCACGATGAACTCGGCCACATGGCGAGAGTCCTCAATCACCTGCTGCAACGCTTAGAACAGGCCTTCGCTCAGCTACAGCGGTTCACGGCAAATGCGGCCCACGAACTCAGAACA encodes:
- a CDS encoding response regulator transcription factor — encoded protein: MEKDLTTRRVLVVEDDRKMADALVSGIKAAGYDVSVARTGEEGFFLVHKLFPHLLVLDLHLPQRNGLEILQQIRAQALDIRILILTSNNTPEDRVTGLNAGADDYLGKPFSFPELLARIGSLLRRMPLPASAGLLRIADLALDTESRTASRSEVRLDLTTREFDLLLYLAENRGRAVSREMLAKDVWKENSRFTPLDNVIDVQMTRLRRKVDDPFTTKLLHTIRGVGFILREPKP
- a CDS encoding sensor histidine kinase, with protein sequence MKMLASSPIRTRLTVWYVALLAAILVVYISVVFIFQYGLLEHQMFHDEVQDVETVEGLLFFDAQGQLHLQQDYYSHPRSHLLVDRLMEVRDLSGVVLYRTDTLNGLSLGGPSRPNEGGNGFDERAIKLADGTHVLVISHLHPIGGRQVLIRLGYSLVPLRDRMFQFFLLLLVAMPVGLVIAGFAGYSIAKRAFLPLDLMAARAEQITASNLQERVVVENEHDELGHMARVLNHLLQRLEQAFAQLQRFTANAAHELRTPLASLRAAGEIALQEAEDQEGYREAISSMLEETVRLDQTIDGLLMLSKAEAAQLEAMDEFLLPDLVDEILLLLEVVTDEKQMIVEQEQDDHARQVIFADRSLVRVALLNVLHNAVKFSGVGSTLRIRYSRVQSSAVEMERVCIHDSGPGISAGEHQRVFERFFTGKSKRVSPNSGAGLGLSIARLAVERNGGKIFFDEAVASGARCCVDLPIMRQAKKSV